One stretch of Glycine soja cultivar W05 chromosome 7, ASM419377v2, whole genome shotgun sequence DNA includes these proteins:
- the LOC114419180 gene encoding uncharacterized protein LOC114419180, with amino-acid sequence MTGGIFGRKGQKIKGTVVLMPKNVLDFNAITSVGKGSAKDTATDFLGKGLDALGHAVDALTAFAGHSISLQLISATQTDGSGKGKVGNEAYLEKHLPTLPTLGARQEAFDINFEWDASFGIPGAFYIKNFMTDEFFLVSVKLEDIPNHGTINFVCNSWVYNFKSYKKNRIFFVNDTYLPSATPGPLVKYRQEELEVLRGDGTGKRRDFDRIYDYDIYNDLGNPDGGDPRPIIGGSSNYPYPRRVRTGREKTRKDPNSEKPGEIYVPRDENFGHLKSSDFLTYGIKSLSQNVIPLFKSIIFDLRVTSSEFDSFDEVRGLFEGGIKLPTNILSQISPLPVLKEIFRTDGENTLQFPPPHVIRVSKSGWMTDDEFAREMIAGVNPNVIRRLQEFPPKSTLDPATYGDQTSTITKQQLEINLGGVTVEEAISAHRLFILDYHDAFFPYLTKINSLPIAKAYATRTILFLKDDGSLKPLAIELSKPATVSKVVLPATEGVESTIWLLAKAHVIVNDSGYHQLISHWLNTHAVMEPFAIATNRHLSVLHPIYKLLYPHYKDTININGLARQSLINAGGIIEQTFLPGKYSIEMSSVVYKNWVFTDQALPADLVKRGLAVEDPSAPHGLRLVIEDYPYAVDGLEIWDAIKTWVHEYVSVYYPTNAAIQQDTELQAWWKEVVEKGHGDLKDKPWWPKLQTVEDLIQSCSIIIWTASALHAAVNFGQYPYGGYIVNRPTLARRFIPEEGTKEYDEMVKDPQKAYLRTITPKFETLIDISVIEILSRHASDEVYLGQRDNPNWTTDSKALEAFKKFGNKLAEIEGKITQRNNDPSLKSRHGPVQLPYTLLHRSSEEGMSFKGIPNSISIKCGVLLIAKMFGIFDKGQKIKGTVVLMPKNVLDFNAITSIGKGGVIDTATGILGQGVSLVGGVIDTATSFLGRNISMQLISATQTDGSGNGKVGKEVYLEKHLPTLPTLGARQDAFSIFFEWDASFGIPGAFYIKNFMTDEFFLVSVKLEDIPNHGTIEFVCNSWVYNFRSYKKNRIFFVNDTYLPSATPAPLLKYRKEELEVLRGDGTGKRKDFDRIYDYDVYNDLGNPDGGDPRPILGGSSIYPYPRRVRTGRERTRTDPNSEKPGEVYVPRDENFGHLKSSDFLTYGIKSLSHDVIPLFKSAIFQLRVTSSEFESFEDVRSLYEGGIKLPTDILSQISPLPALKEIFRTDGENVLQFPPPHVAKVSKSGWMTDEEFAREVIAGVNPNVIRRLQEFPPKSTLDPTLYGDQTSTITKEQLEINMGGVTVEEALSTQRLFILDYQDAFIPYLTRINSLPTAKAYATRTILFLKDDGTLKPLAIELSKPHPDGDNLGPESIVVLPATEGVDSTIWLLAKAHVIVNDSGYHQLVSHWLNTHAVMEPFAIATNRHLSVLHPIYKLLYPHYRDTININGLARQSLINADGIIEKSFLPGKYSIEMSSSVYKNWVFTDQALPADLVKRGLAIEDPSAPHGLRLVIEDYPYAVDGLEIWDAIKTWVHEYVSLYYPTDAAVQQDTELQAWWKEAVEKGHGDLKEKPWWPKMQTTEDLIQSCSIIVWTASALHAAVNFGQYPYGGLILNRPTLARRFIPAEGTPEYDEMVKNPQKAYLRTITPKFETLIDLSVIEILSRHASDEIYLGERETPNWTTDKKALEAFKRFGSKLTGIEGKINARNSDPSLRNRTGPVQLPYTLLHRSSEEGLTFKGIPNSISI; translated from the exons ATGACAGGTGGGATCTTTGGAAGGAAGGGGCAAAAGATAAAGGGGACAGTGGTGTTGATGCCAAAGAATGTGTTGGACTTCAACGCCATAACCTCCGTCGGAAAAGGCAGTGCTAAGGACACCGCCACCGATTTCTTGGGCAAAGGCTTGGACGCATTAGGTCATGCAGTTGATGCTCTCACTGCCTTCGCTGGCCATAGCATCTCCTTGCAGCTTATCAGTGCTACTCAGACTGATG GTAGTGGAAAAGGAAAAGTTGGAAACGAAGCCTATTTGGAAAAACATCTTCCGACCTTGCCAACGTTGGGAGCAAGGCAGGAAGCATTCGATATTAACTTTGAATGGGATGCTAGTTTTGGAATTCCAGGAGCATTTTACATCAAAAACTTTATGACTGATGAGTTTTTCCTCGTCAGTGTTAAACTCGAGGACATTCCAAACCATGGAACCATTAACTTCGTTTGTAACTCATGGGTTTATAACTTCAAAAGTTACAAAAAGAATCGCATTTTCTTTGTCAATGAT ACATATCTTCCGAGTGCTACACCAGGTCCACTAGTTAAGTACAGACAAGAAGAATTGGAGGTTTTAAGAGGAGATGGAACAGGGAAGCGCAGAGACTTTGACAGAATCTATGATTATGATATCTATAATGATTTGGGCAATCCAGATGGTGGTGATCCTCGCCCAATCATTGGAGGCTCTAGCAACTATCCTTACCCTCGCAGGGTTAGAACCGGTAGAGAAAAGACCAGGAAAG ATCCCAACAGTGAGAAACCAGGCGAGATATATGTTCCAAGAGATGAAAACTTCGGTCACTTGAAGTCATCTGATTTCCTTACATATGGAATCAAATCCTTATCTCAGAACGTGATACCTTTGTTCAAATCTATAATATTTGACTTAAGGGTCACATCGAGTGAGTTCGATAGCTTCGACGAAGTGCGTGGTCTCTTTGAAGGTGGAATCAAGCTGCCAACAAATATACTGAGCCAAATTAGCCCCTTACCAGTCCTCAAGGAAATCTTCCGCACTGATGGTGAAAATACCCTTCAATTTCCACCACCTCATGTAATCAGAG TTAGTAAATCTGGATGGATGACTGATGATGAGTTTGCAAGAGAGATGATTGCTGGTGTAAATCCAAATGTAATTCGTCGTCTTCAA GAGTTCCCACCAAAAAGCACTCTTGATCCCGCAACCTATGGTGATCAAACTAGTACCATAACAAAACAACAGTTGGAGATTAACTTGGGTGGGGTCACAGTAGAAGAG GCAATTAGTGCTCACAGATTATTCATATTAGATTACCATGATGCATTCTTCCCGTATTTGACGAAGATAAACAGCCTACCTATTGCAAAAGCTTATGCCACAAGGACAATCCTGTTCTTGAAAGACGATGGATCTTTAAAGCCACTTGCTATCGAATTAAGCAAGCCTGCAACAGTGAGTAAAGTGGTGTTGCCTGCAACAGAAGGTGTTGAGAGTACAATTTGGTTGTTGGCCAAGGCTCATGTCATTGTGAATGACTCTGGTTATCATCAGCTCATAAGCCATTG GTTAAATACTCATGCAGTGATGGAGCCATTTGCCATAGCAACAAACAGGCATCTCAGTGTGCTTCACCCCATTTATAAACTTCTTTATCCTCACTACAAGGACACAATAAATATCAATGGCCTTGCTAGGCAGTCCCTGATTAACGCAGGTGGCATTATTGAGCAAACATTTTTGCCTGGAAAGTACTCCATTGAAATGTCATCAGTTGTTTACAAGAATTGGGTTTTCACTGACCAAGCATTACCAGCTGATCTTGTCAAGAG AGGATTGGCAGTTGAGGATCCCTCTGCCCCACATGGTCTTCGCCTTGTGATAGAGGACTACCCTTATGCTGTTGATGGACTTGAAATATGGGATGCTATTAAGACATGGGTCCATGAGTATGTCTCTGTGTATTACCCAACAAATGCAGCAATTCAACAAGACACTGAACTTCAAGCATGGTGGAAGGAAGTTGTGGAGAAGGGTCATGGTGACTTAAAAGATAAGCCTTGGTGGCCTAAACTGCAGACTGTGGAGGATCTCATTCAATCCTGCTCTATTATCATATGGACAGCTTCGGCTCTCCATGCAGCTGTTAATTTTGGGCAATACCCTTATGGAGGTTATATCGTGAACCGTCCAACTCTAGCCAGAAGGTTTATCCCAGAAGAAGGAACCAAAGAATATGATGAGATGGTGAAGGATCCTCAAAAGGCATATCTGAGAACAATCACACCCAAGTTCGAGACCCTTATTGACATTTCAGTGATAGAGATATTGTCAAGGCATGCTTCTGATGAGGTCTACCTTGGCCAAAGGGATAATCCAAATTGGACTACGGATTCAAAGGCATTGGAAGCTTTCAAAAAGTTTGGAAACAAACTGGCAGAAATTGAGGGAAAAATCACACAGAGGAACAATGATCCAAGTCTGAAAAGCCGACATGGGCCAGTTCAGCTTCCATACACATTGCTCCATCGTTCAAGTGAGGAAGGGATGAGTTTCAAAGGAATTCCCAACAGTATCTCCATC AAGTGTGGAGTACTGTTGATAGCAAAGATGTTTGGGATCTTCGACAAGGGGCAAAAGATAAAGGGGACAGTGGTGTTGATGCCAAAGAATGTGTTGGACTTCAACGCCATAACCTCCATCGGTAAAGGTGGTGTTATTGACACAGCCACCGGCATCTTAGGCCAAGGCGTCAGCTTAGTTGGTGGAGTAATTGATACTGCCACTTCCTTCTTAGGCCGTAATATCTCCATGCAATTGATCAGTGCTACTCAGACTGATG GCAGtggaaatgggaaagttggaaaAGAAGTCTATTTGGAAAAACATCTTCCGACCTTGCCAACGTTGGGAGCAAGGCAGGATGCGTTCAGTATTTTCTTTGAATGGGATGCTAGTTTTGGAATTCCAGGAGCATTTTACATCAAAAACTTTATGACTGATGAGTTTTTCCTCGTCAGTGTTAAACTCGAGGACATTCCAAACCATGGAACCATTGAATTTGTTTGCAACTCATGGGTTTACAACTTCAGGAGTTACAAAAAGAATCGCATTTTCTTTGTCAATGAT ACATATCTTCCAAGTGCCACACCAGCTCCACTACTTAAGTACagaaaagaagaattggagGTTTTAAGAGGAGATGGAACAGGGAAGAGAAAGGACTTTGACAGAATCTATGATTATGATGTCTATAATGATTTGGGCAATCCAGATGGTGGTGATCCTCGCCCAATCCTTGGTGGGTCTAGCATCTATCCCTACCCTCGCAGGGTTAGAACAGGAAGAGAAAGGACCAGGACAG ATCCCAACAGTGAGAAACCGGGCGAGGTTTATGTTCCAAGAGATGAAAATTTTGGTCACTTGAAGTCATCGGATTTCCTTACATACGGAATCAAATCCTTATCTCACGATGTGATACCTTTGTTCAAATCTGCAATTTTTCAATTAAGGGTCACATCGAGTGAGTTTGAAAGCTTCGAAGATGTGCGTAGTCTCTATGAGGGTGGAATTAAATTGCCAACAGATATACTGAGCCAAATTAGCCCCTTACCAGCCCTCAAGGAAATCTTCCGCACTGATGGTGAAAATGTTCTTCAATTTCCACCACCTCATGTAGCCAAAG TTAGTAAGTCTGGGTGGATGACTGATGAGGAATTTGCTAGAGAGGTGATTGCCGGTGTAAACCCAAATGTGATCCGTCGTCTTCAA GAATTCCCACCAAAGAGCACACTTGATCCCACACTCTATGGTGATCAAACCAGTACCATAACAAAAGAACAATTGGAGATTAACATGGGAGGGGTCACAGTAGAAGAg GCACTTAGTACTCAGAGATTATTCATATTAGATTACCAAGATGCATTCATCCCATATTTGACGAGGATAAACAGCCTACCTACTGCAAAAGCTTATGCCACAAGGACAATCCTGTTCTTGAAAGATGATGGTACTTTGAAGCCACTTGCTATTGAATTAAGCaaaccacatccagatggagatAATTTGGGTCCTGAGAGTATAGTGGTGTTGCCTGCAACTGAAGGTGTTGATAGTACAATTTGGCTATTGGCCAAGGCTCATGTTATTGTGAATGACTCTGGTTATCATCAGCTCGTGAGCCATTG GTTAAATACTCATGCAGTGATGGAACCATTTGCCATAGCAACCAATAGGCATCTCAGTGTGCTCCACCCTATTTATAAACTTCTTTATCCTCACTACCGCGACACCATAAATATCAATGGACTTGCTAGGCAGTCCCTGATTAATGCAGATGGCATTATAGAGAAATCATTTTTGCCCGGAAAGTACTCCATTGAGATGTCTTCATCCGTCTACAAGAATTGGGTTTTCACTGACCAAGCATTACCAGCTGATCTCGTCAAGAG AGGATTGGCAATTGAAGATCCCTCTGCACCCCATGGCCTTCGCCTTGTGATAGAGGACTACCCTTATGCTGTTGATGGACTTGAAATATGGGATGCTATTAAGACATGGGTTCATGAATATGTCTCCTTGTATTACCCAACAGATGCAGCAGTTCAACAAGATACTGAACTACAAGCATGGTGGAAGGAAGCTGTGGAGAAGGGTCATGGTGACTTAAAAGAAAAGCCTTGGTGGCCTAAAATGCAGACAACTGAAGATCTCATTCAATCATGCTCTATTATCGTTTGGACAGCTTCGGCTCTCCATGCTGCTGTTAATTTTGGACAATATCCTTATGGGGGCTTAATCCTGAACCGTCCAACTCTAGCCAGAAGGTTTATCCCAGCTGAAGGAACCCCAGAGTATGATGAGATGGTGAAGAATCCTCAAAAGGCTTATCTGAGAACAATCACACCCAAGTTTGAGACCCTTATTGATCTTTCAGTGATAGAGATATTGTCAAGGCATGCTTCTGATGAGATATACCTTGGAGAGAGGGAGACTCCAAATTGGACTACTGATAAGAAGGCATTAGAAGCTTTCAAAAGGTTTGGAAGCAAACTGACTGGAATTGAAGGAAAAATCAATGCAAGGAACAGTGATCCAAGTCTGAGAAACCGGACTGGGCCAGTTCAGCTGCCATACACTTTGCTCCATCGTTCAAGTGAGGAAGGGTTGACTTTCAAAGGAATTCCCAACAGTATCTCTATCTAA
- the LOC114417913 gene encoding seed linoleate 9S-lipoxygenase-like has protein sequence MLGLFDKSHKIKGTVVLMPKNVLDVNELNSVRSGGVGGVVSGLFGAVADVTGQVVDTATAILSRNVSFKLISATSTDAKGNGKVGKETYLEKHLPTLPTLGDRRDAYGIHFEWDANFGIPGAIYIRNYTYDEFFLVSVTLEDIPNQGTIHFVCNSWVYNFKDYDKKDRIFFANKTYLPSATPGPLVKYREEELEILRGNGTGERKEHERIYDYDVYNDLGNPDKDVKLARPVLGGSSTYPYPRRVRTGRKATKKDPKSERPASELYMPRDEKFGHLKSSDFLTYGIKSLSQTLLPSLENIFDSDLTWNEFDSFEEVRDLYEGGIKVPTDVLSDISPIPVFKEIFRSDGESVLQFPPPHVVQVSKSAWMTDDEFAREMIAGVNPNVIRLLKEVPPQSKLDPTLYGDQSSTISKEHLEINMGGVTVEEALNGQRLFILDYHDAFMPYLTRINALPTAKAYATRTILFLKDDGTLKPLAIELSKPHPSGDNLGAESKVVLPADQGVESTIWLLAKAHVIVNDSGYHQLMSHWLNTHAVTEPFIIATNRRLSVLHPIYKLLYPHYRDTININGLARNALINAGGIIEESFLPGRYSLEMSSAVYKNWVFTDQALPADLIKRGLAVEDPSAPHGLRLVIEDYPYAVDGLEIWDAIKTWVHEYVSLYYPTDDAIKKDSELQEWWKEAVEKGHGDLKDKPWWPKMQTRQELIQSCSTIIWIASALHAAVNFGQYPYGGFILNRPTLSRRWIPEPGTKEYDEMVKSPQTAYLRTITPKRQTIIDLTVIEILSRHASDEIYLGERDNPNWTSDSKALESFKKFGSKLAEIEGKITARNNDSNKKNRYGPVQLPYTLLLPTSEEGLTFRGIPNSISI, from the exons ATGTTAGGGCTATTTGACAAGAGCCACAAGATCAAGGGCACCGTGGTGTTGATGCCCAAGAATGTCTTGGACGTTAACGAGTTGAATTCAGTAAGAAGTGGAGGAGTTGGTGGTGTTGTCTCCGGCCTCTTCGGCGCTGTCGCCGACGTAACCGGTCAGGTAGTTGATACTGCAACTGCCATCCTTTCCCGGAACGTCTCCTTCAAGTTGATCAGTGCTACCTCCACTGATG caaagggaaatgggaaagttggaaaGGAAACTTATCTGGAGAAGCATCTTCCGACGTTACCAACCTTGGGAGATAGGAGAGATGCATACGGTATTCATTTTGAATGGGATGCTAACTTTGGAATTCCAGGAGCAATTTACATCAGAAACTATACGTATGATGAGTTCTTCCTTGTCAGTGTCACTCTTGAGGACATTCCAAATCAAGGAACCATTCACTTTGTTTGTAACTCATGGGTTTACAACTTTAAAGACTACGACAAAAAGGATCGCATTTTCTTTGCCAATAAG ACATATCTTCCAAGTGCAACACCAGGTCCATTAGTTAAGTACAGGGAAGAAGAGTTGGAGATTTTAAGAGGAAATGGAACCGGAGAGCGCAAGGAACATGAAAGGATCTATGATTATGATGTCTATAATGATTTGGGTAACCCAGATAAAGATGTAAAGCTTGCACGCCCAGTCCTTGGAGGTTCCAGCACCTATCCTTATCCTCGTAGGGTTAGAACTGGCAGAAAAGCCACCAAGAAAG ATCCTAAAAGCGAGAGACCTGCAAGCGAGCTTTACATGCCAAGAGATGAAAAATTCGGTCACTTAAAGTCATCAGATTTCCTCACATATGGAATAAAATCATTATCTCAAACACTCTTACCTTCGCTGGAAAACATTTTTGACTCAGACCTCACATGGAATGAATTTGATAGCTTTGAAGAAGTGAGAGACCTGTATGAAGGTGGAATTAAGGTGCCAACAGATGTTCTTAGCGACATTAGCCCCATACCTGTCTTCAAGGAAATCTTCCGCAGTGATGGGGAAAGTGTCCTTCAATTTCCACCACCTCATGTAGTCCAAG TTAGTAAATCTGCATGGATGACTGATGATGAATTTGCAAGAGAGATGATTGCTGGTGTAAACCCAAATGTAATCCGCCTTCTTAAA GAGGTCCCACCACAAAGCAAGCTGGACCCCACTCTCTATGGTGATCAATCTAGTACAATATCCAAAGAACATTTGGAGATTAACATGGGTGGGGTTACTGTAGAAGAG GCACTTAATGGTCAGAGATTATTCATATTAGATTATCACGACGCATTCATGCCATATTTGACAAGGATAAACGCCCTACCCACTGCAAAGGCTTATGCAACAAGGACAATCCTGTTCTTGAAAGATGATGGGACTTTGAAGCCACTTGCTATCGAATTGAGCAAGCCACATCCAAGTGGAGATAATTTGGGTGCCGAGAGCAAAGTGGTCTTGCCTGCAGACCAAGGTGTTGAAAGCACAATTTGGCTTTTGGCCAAGGCTCATGTTATTGTAAATGACTCCGGCTATCATCAGCTCATGAGCCACTG GTTAAATACTCATGCAGTGACGGAGCCATTCATCATAGCAACTAACAGGCGTCTCAGTGTGCTTCACCCCATTTATAAACTTCTTTATCCTCACTATCGCGACACCATAAATATCAATGGACTTGCTAGGAATGCCCTAATTAATGCTGGTGGCATTATAGAGGAATCATTTTTGCCTGGACGATACTCTCTTGAGATGTCTTCAGCTGTTTACAAGAACTGGGTTTTCACTGACCAAGCATTACCAGCCGATCTCATCAAGAG AGGATTGGCAGTTGAGGATCCCTCTGCACCCCATGGCCTTCGCCTTGTGATAGAGGACTACCCTTATGCTGTTGATGGACTTGAAATATGGGATGCTATTAAGACATGGGTCCATGAGTATGTCTCCTTGTATTACCCAACAGATGATGCAATTAAGAAAGACTCTGAACTCCAAGAGTGGTGGAAGGAAGCTGTTGAGAAGGGTCATGGTGACTTGAAAGACAAGCCTTGGTGGCCTAAAATGCAGACTCGTCAAGAGCTTATTCAATCATGTTCTACTATCATATGGATTGCTTCAGCTCTCCATGCAGCTGTTAATTTTGGACAATATCCCTATGGTGGTTTTATCCTGAACCGTCCAACTCTTAGCAGAAGATGGATACCAGAACCAGGAACCAAAGAGTATGATGAGATGGTGAAGAGTCCCCAAACGGCTTATTTGAGAACTATCACGCCGAAGCGCCAGACCATTATTGATCTCACAGTCATAGAGATATTGTCAAGGCATGCTTCTGATGAGATCTACCTTGGGGAGAGAGACAATCCAAATTGGACATCTGATTCAAAGGCATTAGAATCCTTCAAAAAGTTTGGAAGCAAGCTGGCAGAAATTGAGGGAAAAATCACAGCGAGAAACAATGATTCCAACAAGAAAAACCGATATGGACCTGTTCAGCTACCATACACATTGCTCCTTCCTACAAGTGAGGAAGGGTTGACTTTCAGAGGAATTCCCAACAGTATCTCTATCTAA